A single window of Saccharomyces kudriavzevii IFO 1802 strain IFO1802 genome assembly, chromosome: 16 DNA harbors:
- the SKI3 gene encoding SKI complex subunit tetratricopeptide repeat protein SKI3 (similar to Saccharomyces cerevisiae SKI3 (YPR189W); ancestral locus Anc_7.546) — protein sequence MSDIKKLLKEAKQELTKRNYEETIEVSEKVLTLDPDNYFAHIFLGKAFSNLSLDGEVSSSRNLQIAATHYISATKSDPDNLLAWKGLFLLFKTTEIIPDKLSYDEYFDLCGQYADALLKQEQPLVELINDIKLLKKTHPDCQRAFYQHLKPGSLMAETIGRHLSTPQNALLNLIKILSNMEIMEIGKAVSQNRLKLKASDPDYQIKLNSFSWEIIKNSEIDQLYNQLVNILTDDQLRGEIENQWLEYRIKVLKSMPLDVKKDFFLKVKDTVEDMVLVDHQSLLAWQKFFEWKDYEDLDNMDAALILKYFRKFPKDPLAMILYSWLSSKLSKYDIKSLESADRSPGSDLKEGNGADIKSAEEENEREGEDHDKQEIKDQDENETREDEDEDLDDIEIGLLEDEVVTVLRENIVKCKNNILAHRILCQYYLLTKEYEAALPYIKTGISLIAYNIKDLGAYLLLTKREFSLDLATVYTYVDAPKDHNAALKLYDNILSGDSDNIQAKMGKGIIFIERKNWEDAMTLLTQVHEQSPDNLEVLSELSWSKAYMGYMDEALVGLANVVKSVKGMDLRSIDFRALNLWRQAKVYIMKHVSVNDSKEDNVKCAFKLLIQSIKILDTFAPGFSTLGDIYYHYYKDYSRAFKCYFKAFDLDAGDYTAAKYITETYASKPNWQAASSIASRLIKGEKAKAELRSNNWPFRVVGIAHLEKQEESDSIEWFQSALRVDPNDVESWVGLGQAYHACGRIEASIKVFDKAIGLKPSHTYAQYFKAVSLCDMGEYLESLEILEKVCQEVASEESFQIGLVDVLMKYSLNLYSQGFLLKSVAIANDTIERIKIIITKLKCVNQQIWICLSQVLKLFIWIESKVDTLPVESLVSIFEISINSGSEEIDSIDNVKIDTLLDCTTDDNVSIACKFLILSSKYSVSSQSISDVAGTVRASYWYNIGISELTAFVTLKEPQYRDAAIFAFKKSIQLQSNTSEAWIGLGVATMDMNFRVSQHCFIKATALEPKATDIWFNLAMLGLKKNDTDFAQQVLNKSQSLAPQDSSPWLGMALILEKQGNIVESSKLFAHSFILSNGRSKAAQLLYAKNVLENHIDNGDDERDIETIEKLTAVSIALEQFFKKSSGNTFAIQCALLTLERLHHYEPANKLANQLTEILEKRFEKTQDERELFNFGIVKGQFARIHLGLGNFDLSIENADLSQGIISEYSNEKSIKTKTSNHICLGLSYFFLNDFDQTLSQFQELLSISKESKHLVVLIAKVLYDVGETDTKEIALQELTEYISANGTDLLIAITIAAISILDDKHDDLRIILDELKALPLSSLIMDKHKDTPYLIEEITKRLYHDDTGNQVWQRSAYFFPNNLKVWERLDKNIQRKIASDGQNKVTAEEMSKLYCQSKNLRSVQRSLFLCPWNETAVNALKECF from the coding sequence ATGTCGgacatcaaaaaattgctaAAGGAGGCCAAACAAGAATTGACAAAGCGGAATTATGAGGAAACTATCGAAGTATCAGAAAAGGTCCTTACATTAGACCCTGATAATTATTTCGCACATATCTTTTTAGGAAAAGCATTCTCAAATCTTTCACTTGATGGTGAAGTCAGTTCAAGTCGTAATCTTCAGATTGCTGCCACTCATTATATATCTGCCACAAAATCGGACCCTGACAACCTCTTAGCCTGGAAGGgtcttttccttttattcAAGACCACAGAGATTATCCCAGATAAACTTTCGTATGATGAGTACTTTGATTTATGTGGTCAATATGCAGACGCACTTTTAAAGCAGGAACAACCTCTGGTTGAGCTTATAAACGACATAAAGTTATTAAAGAAAACGCACCCAGATTGCCAAAGAGCTTTTTACCAACATTTGAAACCTGGATCATTAATGGCGGAAACTATTGGCCGTCATTTATCTACGCCTCAGAATGCCTTATTGAATCTTATAAAGATCCTGTCAAACATGGAAATCATGGAAATTGGTAAAGCCGTTAGTCAGAATAGGCTAAAACTAAAAGCCAGCGATCCTGACTATCAAATCAAACTAAACTCATTCTCTTGGGagattatcaaaaattcagAGATTGATCAGCTATACAATCAGTTAGTAAATATTCTCACTGATGACCAATTGAGAGGTGAAATCGAAAACCAGTGGCTGGAATACAGGATCAAAGTACTAAAATCAATGCCGTTGGATGtaaagaaagattttttcttaaaagTCAAGGATACAGTAGAAGATATGGTTCTTGTCGATCATCAATCTCTACTCGCCTGGCAGAAATTTTTCGAGTGGAAGGATTACGAAGACCTAGATAACATGGATGCTGCGTTGATTTTGAAGTATTTTAGAAAGTTTCCGAAGGATCCACTAGCCATGattctttattcttggCTTTCTTCGAAGCTATCTAAATATGATATCAAGAGTCTGGAATCTGCTGACCGATCACCTGGAAGTGATCTTAAGGAGGGGAATGGAGCAGATATCAAGAGTGcggaggaagaaaatgaacgTGAAGGTGAAGATCACgataaacaagaaataaaagatcaagatgaaaacgaaacaagagaagatgaagatgaagatcTCGACGACATAGAAATTGGTTTACtggaagatgaagttgTGACTGTATTAAGAGAAAATATAGTCAAGTGTAAAAACAATATCCTTGCGCATCGAATCCTGTGCCAATATTATCTACTCACTAAAGAATACGAGGCGGCTTTACCATACATTAAAACAGGTATTTCCTTAATTGCCTACAACATCAAGGATTTGGGGGCTTATTTGTTATtaacaaaaagagaattttCTCTGGACCTGGCGACTGTTTATACCTATGTTGATGCTCCGAAGGACCACAATGCTGCTTTAAAATTAtatgataatattttatctGGTGATTCCGATAATATACAGGCAAAAATGGGGAAAGGTAtaatttttattgaaaggaaaaattggGAAGATGCTATGACTTTATTGACCCAAGTACATGAACAGTCTCCTGATAATTTGGAAGTTTTATCTGAACTATCATGGAGTAAAGCCTATATGGGTTATATGGATGAAGCATTAGTTGGCTTGGCTAATGTGGTCAAGAGTGTTAAGGGTATGGATTTACGTTCCATAGATTTCAGAGCATTGAACTTATGGAGGCAAGCAAAAGTTTATATCATGAAGCATGTTTCTGTCAACGATTCTAAAGAAGATAACGTTAAATGTGCGTTCAAATTACTGATTCAGAGTATTAAAATCTTGGATACATTTGCCCCTGGGTTTTCGACGTTGGGCGATATATATTACCACTACTATAAAGACTATTCGAGGGCATTTAAATGCTACTTCAAAGCGTTCGATCTCGATGCGGGTGATTATACGGCTGCGAAGTATATTACAGAAACATACGCAAGCAAGCCCAATTGGCAAGCTGCATCCTCTATCGCTTCAAGATTAATTAAAGGTGAAAAAGCGAAGGCAGAACTGCGTTCGAATAATTGGCCATTCAGAGTTGTAGGAATTGCACATTtggaaaaacaagaagaaagtgatTCTATCGAGTGGTTTCAGTCCGCTCTACGTGTCGATCCGAACGATGTTGAGTCATGGGTAGGCTTGGGACAAGCATACCATGCATGTGGTCGTATAGAAGCATCGATCAAAGTCTTTGACAAGGCGATTGGGCTTAAGCCTTCTCATACTTATGCGCAATACTTTAAGGCTGTATCCCTATGTGATATGGGCGAGTATCTTGAAAGTTTGGAGATACTAGAAAAAGTGTGCCAGGAAGTGGCTTCAGAAGAATCTTTTCAGATTGGATTGGTGGATGTACTTATGAAGTACTCCTTGAATTTATATTCTCAAGgttttttgttgaaatcaGTCGCAATTGCCAATGACACTATCGAAAGGATCAAGATAATTATCACCAAGTTGAAATGCGTTAATCAACAAATTTGGATCTGCCTTTCTCAAGTCTTGAAGTTGTTCATTTGGATAGAGTCAAAGGTCGATACTTTACCTGTCGAATCGTTAgtatcaatttttgaaatttctatAAATTCTGGGAGTGAGGAAATTGATTCAATTGACAATGTCAAAATTGACACTCTTCTTGATTGCACTACTGATGATAATGTGTCCATCGCGTGTAAGTTTTTGATTCTATCTTCAAAGTATAGTGTTTCTAGCCAAAGCATTTCGGATGTCGCAGGGACGGTTAGGGCATCATACTGGTATAATATCGGTATCTCTGAGCTTACCGCATTTGTTACCTTAAAAGAACCCCAATATAGAGATGCTGCTATTTTTGCTTTCAAGAAATCGATTCAATTGCAATCTAATACAAGTGAAGCCTGGATTGGACTGGGTGTAGCAACTATGGATATGAACTTTCGCGTCTCCCAGCATTGCTTCATTAAAGCGACCGCTTTAGAACCTAAGGCCACTGATATTTGGTTTAACTTGGCTATGTTGggcttgaagaaaaacgatACCGACTTTGCTCAGCAAGTCCTTAATAAGTCACAGAGTCTTGCCCCACAGGATTCGTCGCCTTGGCTAGGTATGGCCTTGATTCTTGAGAAGCAAGGAAACATTGTTGAAAGTTCTAAACTCTTTGCTCATTCGTTCATATTATCTAATGGAAGGTCAAAAGCTGCGCAGTTACTGTATGCTAAAAATGTCCTTGAAAATCACATTGAcaatggtgatgatgaaagagATATCGAAACAATAGAAAAACTAACCGCCGTTTCAATCGCTTTAGAACAGttctttaaaaaaagttccGGAAATACATTTGCTATTCAATGTGCTCTGTTAACTCTTGAAAGATTACATCACTATGAACCTGCAAACAAACTAGCTAATCAATTGACAGAAATTTTGGAGAAAAGGTTTGAGAAAACTCAGGATGAAAGAGAACTGTTTAATTTTGGGATAGTTAAGGGACAGTTCGCCCGTATTCATCTAGGTTTAGGAAACTTCGATCTATCCATTGAAAACGCTGATCTATCTCAAGGTATTATATCCGAATACAGTAACGAAAAgtcaataaaaacaaaaacatctAATCACATTTGTTTAGGACTTAGTTATTTCTTCTTAAACGACTTTGATCAGACTTTAAGccaatttcaagaactgCTAAGCATTTCGAAGGAATCCAAGCATTTGGTAGTTTTAATTGCTAAGGTGCTTTATGACGTAGGTGAGACTGacacaaaagaaattgcaCTACAGGAACTAACGGAATATATATCCGCTAACGGAACGGACTTGTTGATAGCAATTACCATTGCAGCCATATCAATTCTGGATGATAAGCACGATGATTTACGTATTATTTTAGATGAGTTGAAAGCTTTGCCATTATCTAGTCTAATAATGGACAAGCATAAAGATACACCATACTTGATAGAAGAAATCACGAAAAGACTTTATCATGACGACACCGGTAACCAAGTATGGCAAAGAAGCgcatattttttcccaaATAATCTCAAGGTTTGGGAGAGATTGGACAAGAATATTCAGCGTAAAATAGCTTCTGATGGTCAAAACAAAGTTACCGCGGAAGAGATGAGTAAACTATACTGTCAAAGCAAGAATTTGAGAAGCGTCCAAAGAAGTTTATTCCTATGTCCTTGGAATGAAACTGCTGTGAACGCGTTGAAAGAGTGCTTTTAG
- the RPC82 gene encoding DNA-directed RNA polymerase III subunit C82 (similar to Saccharomyces cerevisiae RPC82 (YPR190C); ancestral locus Anc_7.547) → MDELLGDALNADNQAGQASVESERLVTPEDVMTISSLEQRTLNPNLFLYKELVKAHLGERASSVIGMLIALGRLSVRELVEKIDGMDVESVKTALVSLTQLRCVKFLQETAISGKKTTYYYYNEEGIHLLLYSGLIIDEITTQLRVSDEQEHKQLVAEIMQNVISLGSLTVQDYLSNATSESMKYTISSLFVQLCEMGYLIEISKLHYTPIEDLWQFLYDKHYKAIPRNSPLSDLKKRSQAKMNAKTDFAKIMNKPNELSRILTVDPKTSLRIVKPTVSLTTNLDRFMKGRRSKQLTNLAKTRVGSITAQVYKIALRLIEQKSPSIIDPLTQTGLLQDLEEAKSFQDELELIEEKTPGLTFNAIDLARHMPVELDLRGSLITRRSSDNKKRPTSNATAPSSYKKLKTEDGFVIPPLPAGIAKSVQDSDNLQQEDEDNDDELDFDMEDPHSASLINSHLKILASSSFPFLKETKPGVYYVPFSKLMPVLRSSVYEYTIASTLGPSAMRLSRCVRDNKLVSEKIINSTALMKEKDIRSTLASLIRYNSVEIQEVPRTVDRSASRAVFLFRCKETHSYNFMKQNLEWNMANLLFKKERLKQENSTLLRKANRDDVKGRESDLLLPSELNQLKMVNERELNVFARLSRLLSLWEVFQMA, encoded by the coding sequence ATGGACGAGCTTTTGGGAGATGCGCTAAATGCGGACAATCAGGCAGGCCAGGCCAGTGTGGAGTCCGAGAGGCTGGTCACGCCCGAAGATGTTATGACCATATCTTCGCTGGAACAGCGTACTTTGAATCCTAATTTGTTTCTATACAAGGAATTGGTGAAAGCGCACCTAGGTGAAAGAGCATCCTCCGTGATCGGAATGCTAATTGCGCTGGGAAGACTGAGTGTGCGCGAGTTGGTGGAGAAAATAGATGGCATGGATGTGGAGAGCGTCAAGACCGCATTGGTATCGTTGACACAATTGAGATGTGTCAAGTTCCTGCAAGAAACAGCGATATCTGGGAAAAAGACCACCTATTACTACTATAATGAAGAAGGGATTCACCTCTTGCTTTACTCAGGGTTAATTATCGACGAAATCACCACTCAATTGCGTGTTAGCGATGAACAGGAGCATAAACAACTGGTGGCAGAGATTATGCAGAATGTCATATCGCTAGGGTCCCTCACAGTACAAGATTATCTGAGTAACGCCACATCAGAATCCATGAAGTACACCATTTCGTCGCTCTTTGTGCAACTGTGTGAAATGGGGTATCTGATTGAAATATCGAAATTGCATTACACTCCAATTGAAGATCTCTGGCAATTCTTGTACGACAAACACTACAAAGCTATTCCTAGAAACTCGCCGTTGTCAgatttaaagaaaagatctcAGGCGAAGATGAATGCGAAAACCGATTTTGCCAAGATTATGAATAAACCAAATGAGCTTTCGCGGATCTTAACAGTTGATCCCAAGACGTCGTTAAGGATCGTTAAACCCACGGTTTCCTTGACCACTAATCTGGACAGATTCATGAAGGGCAGGAGATCTAAACAACTGACTAATTTGGCCAAGACGAGGGTAGGATCAATAACAGCTCAGGTTTACAAAATTGCATTAAGGCTCATAGAGCAAAAATCTCCCAGCATTATAGATCCACTAACTCAAACGGGACTCTTGCAGGATTTAGAAGAGGCCAAATCGTTTCAAGATGAATTGGAGCTCATTGAGGAAAAGACTCCAGGATTGACTTTCAATGCTATTGACTTGGCAAGACATATGCCCGTAGAATTGGACTTGCGCGGGAGTTTAATAACCAGGAGGTCATCGGACAATAAAAAACGCCCCACTTCAAACGCTACTGCGCCATCGTCTtacaagaaattgaaaactgAAGACGGATTCGTCATTCCTCCGCTACCCGCTGGTATAGCCAAATCCGTTCAAGACAGTGATAATTTACAGcaagaagacgaagataatgatgatgaattggaCTTTGATATGGAGGATCCACACTCGGCTTCCTTAATAAATAGTCATCTAAAAATCTTAGCATCGTCAAgctttccatttttgaaggaaacCAAACCAGGTGTGTATTATGTTCCGTTTAGTAAACTAATGCCAGTATTAAGGTCATCCGTTTATGAATATACCATTGCCTCAACGTTGGGCCCGTCTGCGATGCGTTTAAGCCGTTGTGTTCGCGATAATAAATTGGTCTCCgagaaaattatcaattCAACTGCGCtaatgaaggaaaaggatATAAGATCCACCCTAGCGTCCCTAATTAGGTACAATTCGGTAGAAATCCAGGAAGTTCCAAGAACTGTTGACAGATCGGCATCAAGGGCAGTGTTCTTGTTTAGATGCAAGGAAACACATTCCTATAATTTCATGAAACAGAATTTGGAATGGAACATGGCAAAtttgcttttcaaaaaggaaagattgaaacaagaaaattccACCTTATTAAGAAAGGCGAATAGAGATGATGTTAAGGGTAGAGAGAGTGATCTACTATTACCAAGCGAATTGAATCAATTAAAGATGGTTAACGAAAGAGAGCTAAATGTCTTCGCACGTTTGTCGAGATTATTGTCACTTTGGGAAGTTTTCCAAATGGCATGA
- the QCR2 gene encoding ubiquinol--cytochrome-c reductase subunit 2 (similar to Saccharomyces cerevisiae QCR2 (YPR191W); ancestral locus Anc_7.548), whose amino-acid sequence MLSAARLQFAQGSVRRLTVSARDAPSKVSTLAVKVHGGSRYATKDGVAHLLNRFNFQNTNTRSALKLVRESELLGGIFKSTLDREYITLKATFLKDDLPYYVNALADVLYKTAFKPHELTESVLPAARYDYAVAEQCPAKSAEEQLYAITFRRGLGNPLLYDGVERVSLQDIKDYADKVYTKENLEVTGENIVEADLKRFVDDSLLSTLPAGESLAGKSEPKAFLGEENRVRFIGDSVAAIGIPVNKASLAQYEVLASYLTSALSDLSGLVSSAKLDKFRDGGLFTLLVRDQDSAVVSANIKKIVADLKKGTDLTPAVNYSKLRNAVQNEAVFHPIELKFDGVKDFKLSKFNYVAVGDVSNLPYLEEL is encoded by the coding sequence ATGTTGTCTGCAGCTAGATTGCAATTTGCCCAGGGGTCAGTGAGACGGTTGACGGTTTCAGCCAGAGACGCCCCCAGTAAAGTGTCTACCTTGGCGGTCAAGGTCCATGGCGGGTCCCGTTATGCAACCAAGGATGGTGTGGCCCATCTTTTGAACAGGTTCAACTTCCAAAACACCAACACCAGATCCGCCTTGAAATTGGTGAGAGAATCCGAATTATTAGGGGGGATCTTCAAGTCCACTTTAGACAGGGAATACATCACCTTGAAGGCCACCTTCTTGAAGGACGACCTTCCCTATTACGTCAATGCCCTCGCAGACGTGTTGTACAAGACTGCATTCAAGCCTCACGAACTAACTGAATCTGTTTTGCCCGCTGCTAGATACGATTATGCGGTTGCTGAACAATGTCCCGCAAAAAGCGCCGAAGAACAGTTGTACGCCATCACATTCAGAAGGGGTTTGGGAAACCCACTGTTGTATGACGGTGTGGAAAGAGTCAGCCTGCAAGATATCAAGGACTACGCGGACAAAGTGTACACGAAGGAGAACCTCGAGGTTACTGGTGAAAACATTGTGGAGGCCGACCTGAAAAGATTTGTTGACGACTCATTGCTGAGCACTTTACCTGCAGGCGAGTCGTTGGCGGGTAAGTCCGAACCAAAAGCTTTCCTGGGTGAGGAAAATAGAGTGAGATTCATCGGCGACTCCGTTGCCGCTATTGGTATCCCCGTGAACAAGGCGTCGCTAGCCCAATACGAAGTCCTGGCCAGCTATCTGACCTCTGCGCTGTCCGATCTTTCCGGTCTGGTCAGCTCCGCTAAGCTTGATAAATTCCGCGACGGCGGTCTATTCACGCTGCTTGTCAGAGATCAAGACAGCGCCGTAGTGTCTGCCAACATCAAGAAGATCGTTGCcgatttgaagaagggcACGGACTTGACTCCTGCCGTAAACTACTCTAAATTGAGGAATGCCGTCCAAAATGAAGCTGTTTTCCATCCGATTGAACTGAAATTCGACGGCGTGAAGGACTTTAAGCTGAGCAAATTCAACTACGTGGCCGTCGGCGACGTTTCCAACTTGCCGTATCTGGAAGAAttgtaa
- the AQY1 gene encoding Aqy1p (similar to Saccharomyces cerevisiae AQY1 (YPR192W)), which produces MSSYDSKDADRQHGRLDLTGVDDAYIPPEQPETKHHRFRISKDTLRNHFIAAVGEFCGTFMFLWCAYVICNVANHDVALVAEPDGSHPGQLIMIAIGFGFSVMFSIWCFAGVSGGALNPAVSLSLCLARAVSPTRCLVMWISQIAAGMAAGGAASAMTPGKVLFANALGLGCSRTRGLFLEMFGTAILCLTVLMTAVEKRETNFMAALPIGISLFIAHVALTAYTGTGVNPARSLGAAVAARYFPHYHWIYWIGPLLGSTLAWSVWQLLQILDYTTYVTAEKAASTKEKDSRKKEQTSSSSPAAEV; this is translated from the coding sequence ATGTCTTCTTACGATTCCAAGGACGCCGATAGACAGCACGGGCGCCTCGACCTTACCGGCGTCGATGACGCCTACATCCCTCCAGAACAACCGGAGACAAAGCACCATCGCTTCAGGATATCCAAAGACACCCTGAGAAACCACTTTATCGCTGCAGTCGGCGAGTTCTGCGGGACGTTTATGTTTTTGTGGTGCGCGTACGTTATCTGCAATGTCGCCAACCATGACGTCGCACTCGTTGCGGAACCGGACGGCTCCCATCCGGGCCAGTTGATTATGATTGCCATCGGCTTCGGGTTCTCCGTCATGTTCTCCATCTGGTGCTTTGCCGGTGTCTCCGGTGGTGCTTTGAATCCCGCCGTCTCGCTTTCCCTGTGTCTGGCGAGAGCAGTCTCGCCAACGAGGTGTCTTGTCATGTGGATTTCGCAAATCGCTGCTGGAATGGCCGCTGGCGGCGCTGCTAGCGCCATGACCCCAGGTAAGGTCCTCTTTGCTAACGCCTTGGGGCTGGGCTGCTCCAGGACCAGAGGCCTCTTCTTGGAAATGTTCGGTACTGCTATATTGTGTTTGACTGTTCTGATGACCGCCGTCGAGAAACGTGAAACCAACTTCATGGCCGCTCTGCCCATCGGCATCTCTCTGTTCATCGCGCACGTCGCTTTGACAGCCTACACGGGCACAGGTGTCAACCCGGCGAGGTCGTTGGGCGCTGCCGTCGCGGCTAGATACTTCCCGCATTACCACTGGATTTACTGGATCGGACCCTTGTTGGGCTCCACCCTGGCGTGGTCTGTCTGGCAGCTGTTGCAGATCTTGGATTACACCACGTACGTCACTGCTGAAAAGGCTGCCAGCACCAAGGAGAAGGACTCTCGGAAAAAAGAGCAGACCAGCAGTTCGTCTCCTGCCGCCGAAGTCTGA